In one window of Canis aureus isolate CA01 chromosome 25, VMU_Caureus_v.1.0, whole genome shotgun sequence DNA:
- the CDCA3 gene encoding cell division cycle-associated protein 3 isoform X2, whose product MGSAKSAPVTPARPPPHNKLLARVADPRSPSAGILRTPIQVESSPQVNLPAGEQQEDPNQAQDSDPRSPTLGIARTPMKTSSGEPPSPLVKQLSEVFETEAPKSNLPPEPVLPLEATSSSELDLPLGTQFSLEDQMPPWSQTELPSKQVFPKEEAGQPSETPMASQGSDKPLRDPETPRSSGSKHNRRKTNGKALGRSPLTILQDDNSPGTLPPRQGKWPSPLSENPRELKEGASLGSGRLLKTGGRVWEQDQDQDKENQHFPNLVEN is encoded by the exons ATGGGTTCAGCCAAGAGCGCCCCAGTCACTCCGGCGCGGCCCCCGCCGCACAACAAGCTTCTGGCCCGAGTGGCGGACCCCCGTTCACCTAGCGCCGGCATCCTGCGCACTCCCATCCAG GTGGAGAGCTCTCCACAGGTAAACCTACCAGCAGGCGAGCAGCAGGAGGATCCTAATCAGGCCCAAGACTCAGATCCCCGCTCTCCTACCCTTGGTATTGCACGGACACCTATGAAGACCAGCAGTGGAG AGCCCCCAAGCCCACTGGTGAAACAGCTGAGTGAAGTATTTGAGACTGAAGCCCCCAAGTCGAATCTTCCCCCAGAGCCTGTTCTGCCCCTAGAGGCAACTTCATCTTCTGAATTGGACTTGCCTCTGGGCACTCAGTTTTCCCTTGAGGACCAGATGCCACCCTGGAGCCAGACTGAGCTCCCCTCCAAGCAGGTTTTTCCCAAGGAGGAAGCAGGACAGCCCTCAGAAACCCCCATGGCCAGCCAGGGCTCGGACAAGCCCTTGAGAGACCCTGAGACTCCCCGATCTTCAG GTTCTAAGCACAATAGACGGAAAACAAATGGCAAGGCACTAGGGAGATCTCCCCTCACCATCCTACAAGATGACAACTCCCCTGGAACTCTACCACCACGGCAG GGTAAGTGGCCTTCTCCCCTGAGTGAAAATCCTAGGGAACTAAAGGAAGGGGCCTCTCTGGGATCTGGACGACTTCTGAAAACTGGAGGCCGCGTGTGGGAgcaggaccaggaccaggacaAGGAGAATCAGCACTTTCCAAACTTGGTGGAGAACTAG
- the GNB3 gene encoding guanine nucleotide-binding protein G(I)/G(S)/G(T) subunit beta-3, with amino-acid sequence MGEMEQLRQEAEQLKKQIADARKACADITLAELVSGLEVVGRVQMRTRRTLRGHLAKIYAMHWATDSKLLVSASQDGKLIVWDTYTTNKVHAIPLRSSWVMTCAYAPSGNFVACGGLDNMCSIYSLKSREGNVKVSRELSAHTGYLSCCRFLDDNNIVTSSGDTTCALWDIETGQQKTVFVGHTGDCMSLAVSPDFKLFISGACDASAKLWDVREGTCRQTFTGHESDINAICFFPNGEAICTGSDDASCRLFDLRADQELTAYSDESIICGITSVAFSLSGRLLFAGYDDFNCNIWDSMKGERVGILSGHDNRVSCLGVTADGMAVATGSWDSFLKVWN; translated from the exons ATGGGGGAGATGGAGCAGCTACGGCAGGAAGCAGAGCAGCTCAAGAAGCAGATTGCA GATGCCAGGAAAGCCTGTGCTGACATTACTCTGGCAGAG CTGGTGTCAGGCCTAGAGGTTGTAGGAAGAGTCCAGATGCGGACACGGCGGACGTTAAGGGGACACCTAGCCAAGATCTATGCCATGCACTGGGCCACCGATTCCAA GCTGCTGGTAAGTGCCTCGCAAGATGGGAAGCTGATCGTGTGGGACACCTATACCACCAATAAG GTGCATGCTATCCCACTGCGCTCCTCTTGGGTCATGACCTGTGCCTATGCACCATCAGGGAACTTTGTGGCATGCGGGGGGCTGGACAACATGTGCTCCATCTACAGCCTCAAATCCCGTGAGGGTAATGTCAAGGTCAGCCGGGAGCTGTCTGCTCACACAG GATATCTCTCCTGCTGCCGCTTCCTGGATGACAACAACATTGTGACCAGTTCTGGAGACACCACTTG TGCTCTGTGGGATATCGAGACCGGGCAGCAAAAGACGGTGTTTGTGGGACACACGGGGGATTGCATGAGTCTGGCTGTGTCTCCTGACTTCAAACTCTTCATTTCGGGGGCCTGTGACGCCAGCGCCAAGCTCTGGGATGTGCGGGAGGGGACCTGCCGGCAGACTTTCACTGGCCATGAGTCCGACATCAATGCTATCTGT TTTTTCCCCAACGGAGAGGCCATCTGCACAGGCTCGGACGACGCCTCCTGCCGCCTGTTTGACCTGCGGGCTGACCAGGAGCTGACTGCCTACTCCGACGAGAGCATCATCTGTGGCATCACATCTGTGGCCTTCTCCCTCAGCGGCCGCCTGCTCTTTGCAGGCTACGACGACTTCAATTGCAACATCTGGGACTCCATGAAGGGCGAGCGTGTGG gcATCCTCTCTGGCCATGACAACAGGGTCAGCTGCCTAGGGGTCACAGCTGATGGGATGGCTGTGGCCACTGGCTCCTGGGACAGCTTCCTCAAAGTCTGGAACTAA
- the CDCA3 gene encoding cell division cycle-associated protein 3 isoform X1 — translation MTRCVGGGSHTRAYRSLRRLHQWNQGRGRGGRFETRRRELRLQFLCSQKRNRGPVESSPQVNLPAGEQQEDPNQAQDSDPRSPTLGIARTPMKTSSGEPPSPLVKQLSEVFETEAPKSNLPPEPVLPLEATSSSELDLPLGTQFSLEDQMPPWSQTELPSKQVFPKEEAGQPSETPMASQGSDKPLRDPETPRSSGSKHNRRKTNGKALGRSPLTILQDDNSPGTLPPRQGKWPSPLSENPRELKEGASLGSGRLLKTGGRVWEQDQDQDKENQHFPNLVEN, via the exons ATGACTCGCTGCGTTGGAGGCGGGTCTCACACACGGGCCTATAGGAGCCTGCGGCGGCTCCACCAATGGAATCAAGGCAGGGGGCGTGGCGGGAGGTTTGAAACTCGGCGTCGGGAGTTGAGGCTCCAGTTCTTGTGCTCGCAAAAGAGGAATCGGGGCCCG GTGGAGAGCTCTCCACAGGTAAACCTACCAGCAGGCGAGCAGCAGGAGGATCCTAATCAGGCCCAAGACTCAGATCCCCGCTCTCCTACCCTTGGTATTGCACGGACACCTATGAAGACCAGCAGTGGAG AGCCCCCAAGCCCACTGGTGAAACAGCTGAGTGAAGTATTTGAGACTGAAGCCCCCAAGTCGAATCTTCCCCCAGAGCCTGTTCTGCCCCTAGAGGCAACTTCATCTTCTGAATTGGACTTGCCTCTGGGCACTCAGTTTTCCCTTGAGGACCAGATGCCACCCTGGAGCCAGACTGAGCTCCCCTCCAAGCAGGTTTTTCCCAAGGAGGAAGCAGGACAGCCCTCAGAAACCCCCATGGCCAGCCAGGGCTCGGACAAGCCCTTGAGAGACCCTGAGACTCCCCGATCTTCAG GTTCTAAGCACAATAGACGGAAAACAAATGGCAAGGCACTAGGGAGATCTCCCCTCACCATCCTACAAGATGACAACTCCCCTGGAACTCTACCACCACGGCAG GGTAAGTGGCCTTCTCCCCTGAGTGAAAATCCTAGGGAACTAAAGGAAGGGGCCTCTCTGGGATCTGGACGACTTCTGAAAACTGGAGGCCGCGTGTGGGAgcaggaccaggaccaggacaAGGAGAATCAGCACTTTCCAAACTTGGTGGAGAACTAG